In Cheilinus undulatus linkage group 16, ASM1832078v1, whole genome shotgun sequence, one DNA window encodes the following:
- the LOC121523508 gene encoding major histocompatibility complex class I-related gene protein-like: MKTVFVLISLLHLATSVKHSLEFLFTASRGLPNIPEFMATAQVDGFGAGYCDSNTKTAKSHDWTRELMREDPDHLKWYSEQCLGYQHLFKAHIVSIMQSLNQSGGVHVLQMMSGCVWNEETGGTFGFLKYGYDGEDFMALDLQASTWITLKPEAVTTKLNWDTDKGRLQFETTFCIHDCPNRLKKYALYGRESVLKTKVPSVELIQKSPSSPVTCFATGFYPDRAVMFWSKEKEQIYEGVHHGEILPNNDHTFQKSVDLNISTVKPEDRGKYYWCMFQCGITNKEIITKTSVRLSFGWHGLKDKFS, translated from the exons ATGAAGACTGTATTCGTGTTAATATCTCTTCTTCATCTTGCAACTTCAG TAAAACACTCCCTGGAATTTCTCTTCACGGCATCTCGTGGACTCCCAAACATTCCTGAGTTTATGGCAACAGCACAGGTTGATGGATTTGGAGCAGGATACTGTGACAGCAACACGAAGACTGCAAAGTCACATGACTGGACCAGAGAACTCATGAGAGAAGACCCAGACCATCTGAAGTGGTATTCAGAGCAGTGTTTGGGGTATCAGCACCTCTTCAAAGCTCATATTGTCAGCATCATGCAAAGCTTGAACCAAAGTGGAG GTGTGCACGTTTTACAGATGATGAGTGGCTGTGTGTGGAATGAAGAGACTGGAGGGACTTTTGGTTTTCTGAAGTATGGTTATGATGGAGAGGACTTCATGGCACTGGACCTGCAGGCATCGACATGGATCACTCTAAAACCTGAGGCGGTAACTACCAAACTCAACTGGGATACTGACAAA GGTAGACTACAATTTGAGACAACCTTCTGCATCCATGACTGCCCCAACCGACTGAAGAAGTATGCGTTATACGGGAGAGAGTCTGTGCTGAAAACAA AGGTTCCTTCAGTGGAGCTCATCCAGAAGTCTCCCTCCTCTCCAGTCACATGCTTTGCTACAGGTTTCTACCCTGACAGAGCTGTGATGTTCTGGAGCAAAGAAAAAGAGCAGATTTATGAGGGTGTGCATCATGGAGAGATCCTCCCAAACAATGATCACACCTTTCAGAAGAGTGTTGATCTGAACATTTCAACAGTGAAACCTGAAGACCGGGGGAAGTATTACTGGTGTATGTTCCA ATGTGGCATTACCAACAAAGAAATCATTACTAAGACCAGTGTTAGACTTAGTTTTGGGTGGCATGGTTTAAAGGACAAATTCTCATAG